In Lates calcarifer isolate ASB-BC8 linkage group LG23, TLL_Latcal_v3, whole genome shotgun sequence, a single genomic region encodes these proteins:
- the hs3st3l gene encoding heparan sulfate (glucosamine) 3-O-sulfotransferase 3-like: MAAFHHHHHHHHPSADLRRLFHRLTVASSLSILCFSLVYLLTGCCESELTENSEIKTPTREFLVSGSGWPYERNGTGAAQDGMSAAGEGAFSGHPGLEANSSGKEWTATRRLPQALIIGVKKGGTRALLEFLRLHPDIRALGSEPHFFDRHYARGLDWYRSMMPKALDGQIVMEKTPRYFVTVETPERVHAMSQDVKLIVVVRDPVTRAISDYTQIISKTPDIPPFESLAFKNRTTGQIDSLWSPLWIGLYAQHLERWLTWFPRSQIHLVSGERLISDPAGELGKVQDFLGLQRIVTDKHFYFNKTKGFPCLKKPEGSSKPHCLGKTKGRTHASIDPEVMQRLRDFYKPHNQRFYQMAGQDFGWQ, from the exons ATGGCAGCTtttcaccaccatcaccaccaccaccatccgAGCGCGGACCTGCGGCGGCTCTTCCACCGGCTCACCGTCGCCTCCTCTCTGAGCATCCTCTGCTTCTCCCTGGTCTATCTCCTCACCGGATGCTGCGAGTCGGAGCTGACAGAAAACTCTGAGATCAAGACACCGACGCGCGAGTTCCTGGTGTCGGGGTCAGGATGGCCGTACGAGAGGAACGGAACCGGCGCCGCTCAGGACGGTATGTCCGCTGCAGGCGAGGGCGCATTCAGCGGTCATCCCGGGCTGGAGGCGAACAGCTCGGGAAAAGAGTGGACCGCCACTCGGAGGTTACCCCAGGCTCTGATCATAGGGGTTAAAAAGGGAGGCACCAGGGCTCTGCTGGAGTTTCTGCGGCTCCACCCGGACATCCGCGCCCTGGGGTCTGAGCCACACTTCTTCGACCGGCATTACGCACGGGGACTGGACTGGTACAG AAGTATGATGCCTAAAGCCCTGGATGGCCAGATTGTTATGGAGAAGACGCCTCGTTACTTTGTCACCGTGGAAACGCCAGAACGAGTCCACGCCATGTCGCAGGATGTAAAGCTGATTGTGGTCGTCCGAGACCCCGTGACTCGAGCCATATCTGACTACACGCAGATCATCTCCAAGACCCCCGACATCCCTCCATTTGAGAGCCTCGCCTTCAAAAACCGCACCACAG GTCAGATTGATTCTCTGTGGAGCCCACTGTGGATCGGCCTGTACGCCCAGCACCTGGAGCGTTGGCTGACCTGGTTCCCCAGGTCCCAGATCCATCTGGTCAGCGGGGAGAGACTCATCTCCGACCCAGCCGGTGAACTGGGCAAAGTCCAGGACTTTCTTGGCCTCCAGAGGATCGTTACAGACAAGCACTTCTACTTCAACAAGACGAAGGGCTTCCCCTGCCTAAAGAAGCCAGAGGGCAGCAGTAAACCTCACTGTCTGGGGAAGACAAAAGGGAGGACGCATGCCTCCATCGACCCAGAGGTGATGCAGAGGCTGAGGGATTTCTACAAGCCACATAACCAGCGCTTCTATCAGATGGCAGGGCAGGACTTTGGATGGCAGTGA